In Nostoc sp. UHCC 0926, a single genomic region encodes these proteins:
- a CDS encoding NADP-dependent oxidoreductase, whose protein sequence is MTNLSVTLEIVATEFGSPDVLKAVPTKSRSPGRGEVTIQVRAVGVNHTDYKRYADPSYTVSSGQSTPTFPLRLGVEAAGVVTAVGAEAMGPAGPIVTGDEVIAYRITGAYADTITVSASDVVPKPTKLSWEQASAIMLDGTTAAHALAAVRARPGQTVLVHGAAGGAGLSVVQLAVLDGIKIIGTASTKNFEMLRGYGAQPIKYGDGLKERVVEAAPNGIDAAIDLVGTDEAIDVSLALVKDHSRIATIVAAAFDRAKETGIQTIGGASLPGQDNPGIAIRDAARLRMTALAQAGAFDVKVARTLPLAEAAKAHRLLVKGDLGGRIVLIP, encoded by the coding sequence ATGACAAATCTATCAGTGACCCTGGAGATCGTCGCCACTGAGTTCGGCAGTCCGGACGTGCTCAAGGCTGTGCCTACCAAATCTCGTTCGCCCGGACGGGGCGAGGTCACAATCCAGGTTCGTGCTGTCGGCGTGAACCACACCGACTACAAGCGCTACGCTGACCCGTCCTACACGGTGAGCAGTGGGCAGAGCACCCCCACCTTCCCGTTGCGGCTCGGCGTCGAGGCGGCTGGTGTGGTGACAGCAGTTGGTGCGGAGGCAATGGGACCGGCTGGCCCAATCGTAACGGGCGATGAGGTGATCGCGTATCGAATCACCGGTGCCTACGCCGACACAATCACTGTTTCCGCGTCGGACGTCGTGCCGAAGCCGACTAAGCTGTCGTGGGAGCAGGCCAGCGCGATAATGCTGGATGGTACCACCGCTGCCCACGCGCTTGCCGCCGTGCGCGCTCGACCGGGACAGACCGTACTCGTCCACGGTGCGGCCGGTGGGGCAGGGCTGTCCGTGGTGCAACTTGCGGTGCTAGATGGCATCAAAATCATCGGTACAGCCAGCACCAAAAACTTTGAGATGCTACGCGGTTACGGCGCACAGCCGATCAAGTATGGGGACGGGTTGAAGGAGCGCGTGGTGGAAGCCGCACCGAACGGCATCGACGCGGCAATCGACCTCGTCGGTACGGATGAGGCGATCGACGTCTCGCTTGCCCTCGTGAAGGACCACTCGCGGATCGCCACCATCGTCGCCGCCGCCTTCGACCGGGCGAAAGAGACTGGCATCCAGACGATCGGCGGTGCTTCACTTCCAGGGCAGGACAACCCTGGCATTGCCATCCGTGACGCTGCTCGGCTACGAATGACGGCATTGGCGCAGGCCGGTGCCTTTGACGTGAAGGTGGCCCGCACCTTGCCGCTGGCTGAGGCAGCAAAGGCACATCGGCTGCTCGTCAAGGGTGACCTGGGTGGCCGGATTGTCCTGATCCCCTGA
- a CDS encoding multicopper oxidase family protein, producing the protein MTSKLLLSKWRRNFKLYLAFVFIVTLLAGIIFSKLSLTMAADSRLDPRTQPKFINSLPSPARIDATKGGHFDVEMRETKQWLGLYSSPGADGIYGTGDDARLNTTVWGYGLKGQKAVTYPGSTFVARKDVPIEVLWDNKLPKTGHIFPVDKSIITKSLENALQKGLVPTVTHVHGGHTEWTSDGYSEAWFTQDFSQTGPSWVKKNYSYANDNRRAATLWYHDHILSNNRLSVYAGLAGFYLLRDNNEINLINRNILPSGNHEKELIIQDRDFTAKGQLYYPPGSNYPDTLYPSVVPNFYGDFILVNGMAWPKLAVEPRKYRLRLANGSNSRFYNLNFNDSKEKFYEIGTEQGLLEKPVVLENLVLAPGERADVIVDFTGDSGKEFIIRNFDDKADSELTGQIMKIAVEQPLSNVPNATVDTNESDGLTTRLLPDKIIPPAQTGLTRQLVLFENKDEFGRKLLEQGTLADGSLRYDEPTTEKPKLGTTEVWELYNTTQEPHPIHLHLVSFLILNRQNFAGSAVPIIKDPRKTKLFLQNAGLIGNPEPPPLYEKGWKDTVVVNPGEVVRIIATFDKPGYYLWHCHILEHEDFDMMRPFQVVATP; encoded by the coding sequence ATGACTAGCAAGTTGTTGCTGAGTAAGTGGAGGCGAAACTTCAAACTGTATCTCGCCTTTGTCTTTATTGTAACACTACTGGCTGGAATCATCTTTTCCAAATTGAGTTTAACTATGGCTGCTGATTCGCGGCTAGATCCAAGAACTCAACCGAAGTTCATCAATTCATTGCCGTCTCCAGCAAGGATAGATGCTACAAAGGGTGGTCACTTCGATGTAGAGATGAGAGAAACTAAGCAATGGCTTGGATTATATAGCAGTCCTGGTGCAGATGGCATATATGGTACAGGCGATGATGCACGCTTGAATACAACAGTTTGGGGATATGGCTTAAAAGGGCAAAAGGCTGTTACTTACCCAGGTTCCACATTCGTGGCGCGAAAAGACGTACCGATTGAAGTGCTGTGGGACAACAAACTACCAAAAACCGGACATATTTTCCCAGTAGACAAGAGCATCATTACAAAATCGCTTGAAAACGCTCTCCAAAAAGGGCTTGTACCTACAGTGACGCATGTACATGGCGGTCATACTGAGTGGACTAGCGATGGATATTCCGAAGCTTGGTTTACACAAGATTTTTCCCAAACCGGACCCAGTTGGGTTAAAAAGAACTACAGTTATGCAAATGACAACAGGCGGGCAGCAACACTCTGGTATCACGACCACATTCTCAGTAACAATCGTTTAAGTGTATACGCTGGTCTTGCAGGCTTCTACCTACTAAGGGATAACAACGAGATTAATCTGATCAATCGCAACATTTTGCCCAGTGGTAACCACGAGAAAGAACTCATCATCCAGGATCGGGATTTCACTGCCAAGGGTCAGCTTTATTACCCACCTGGTTCAAATTATCCAGATACTTTATATCCAAGTGTAGTGCCCAATTTCTATGGTGATTTCATCCTAGTAAATGGTATGGCATGGCCAAAGCTGGCGGTCGAACCGAGAAAGTACCGTTTACGTTTGGCAAACGGTTCAAATTCGCGTTTTTACAACTTAAATTTCAACGACTCAAAGGAAAAGTTTTACGAAATCGGCACCGAGCAAGGCTTATTAGAAAAACCAGTCGTGCTTGAAAATTTAGTTCTTGCTCCAGGTGAACGCGCTGATGTGATTGTTGACTTCACTGGCGATTCGGGAAAAGAGTTCATCATCAGGAACTTTGATGATAAAGCCGATTCCGAGCTTACAGGTCAGATAATGAAGATTGCAGTCGAGCAACCACTTTCAAATGTTCCAAATGCTACAGTCGATACCAATGAAAGTGATGGACTGACAACACGTTTGCTACCTGACAAGATAATACCTCCTGCTCAAACCGGACTGACTCGGCAACTGGTTCTTTTTGAGAATAAGGATGAATTCGGTCGCAAGCTGCTAGAGCAAGGTACATTGGCAGACGGCTCATTGCGCTATGACGAGCCAACTACTGAGAAACCAAAACTCGGCACAACTGAAGTTTGGGAATTATACAACACAACACAAGAGCCACACCCAATTCACTTGCACTTGGTTTCCTTTCTGATTCTAAATCGACAGAATTTTGCTGGCAGTGCAGTCCCAATTATCAAAGACCCTCGTAAGACTAAGCTATTTCTACAAAATGCTGGCCTAATAGGCAATCCTGAGCCTCCACCACTTTATGAGAAAGGTTGGAAAGACACCGTAGTTGTTAACCCAGGTGAAGTTGTTCGCATTATTGCCACCTTCGACAAACCGGGGTATTATCTCTGGCACTGTCACATCCTAGAACACGAAGACTTCGATATGATGCGACCCTTTCAAGTTGTGGCAACTCCCTAG
- a CDS encoding Lin0512 family protein produces MARKRLIIEMGMGIDQHGQEPTVAASRAVRNAIAHNALPGVWEVAGLSHPNEMIIEVQVAVPYPEQVREEEVLAVLPFGRKSLTVESGGMIVQGRAIPELNDKNDEMLIAIAAVTVLIENE; encoded by the coding sequence ATGGCACGTAAACGATTGATTATTGAGATGGGAATGGGAATAGATCAGCATGGACAAGAACCGACAGTAGCAGCATCTAGGGCAGTACGGAATGCGATCGCTCACAATGCTTTACCTGGTGTTTGGGAGGTAGCAGGTTTAAGTCACCCCAATGAAATGATTATAGAAGTTCAGGTAGCAGTACCATATCCAGAACAAGTTAGAGAAGAAGAGGTATTAGCTGTCCTACCATTTGGTCGGAAAAGTCTCACCGTAGAATCTGGGGGGATGATAGTTCAAGGGCGGGCGATTCCCGAACTCAACGATAAAAATGACGAAATGTTGATTGCGATCGCTGCTGTTACAGTTCTGATCGAAAATGAGTAA
- a CDS encoding S9 family peptidase, which produces MIKPEVVSYGSWRSPITTDLITARTIGLGQIALDGEDIYWSELRPSEQGRNVVVRRDANGEISDITPTPFNVRTRVHEYGGSSFLVVDGSVYFSNFIDQRLYRQDTDTQPQAITPSAATRYADGIFDRQHNRIICVYEDHTDAANEAINTLVGVELDGDHKIQVLVSGNDFYASPRLSPDGLRLAWLTWNHPNMPWDSTELWVGELKADGCLGNIQKIAGDLDESIFQPEWSPDGKLYFISDRTGWWNIYRWQDENVEALTQIKAEFGQPQWNFGMSTYAFESANRIICTYTQQGIWYLASLDTVTGQLEPINTPYTDISSLHATSKQVVFRGSSPTELAAIIRLDLTTKKLEVLRRSSDVTIDAGYLSLPEAIEYETADGKTAHALFYSPQNLDYTAPAGEKPPLIVKSHGGPTAATSSSLSFSVQYWTSRGIAVLDVNYGGSTGYGREYRQRLDGQWGIVDVDDCVFGARYLVERGDVDGDRLAISGGSAGGYTTLCALTFRDTFKAGASYFGVSDLEALVRDTHKFESRYLDRLVGAYPQQRQIYQQRSPINFSDRLACPVIFFQGLEDRVVPPNQTEAMVTALRTKGVPVAYLPFEAEEHGFRKAPNIKRSLSAELYFYSRIFDFEIAESVEPVVIENF; this is translated from the coding sequence GTGATTAAACCAGAGGTAGTATCTTACGGATCTTGGCGATCACCCATCACAACAGACTTAATTACCGCACGGACAATTGGGTTGGGACAAATTGCTCTCGATGGCGAAGATATTTACTGGAGCGAGCTGCGACCGTCAGAGCAAGGTAGAAATGTCGTAGTCCGCCGGGATGCAAATGGTGAAATTTCTGATATCACACCTACTCCCTTCAACGTGCGTACCCGTGTGCATGAATATGGTGGCAGTTCTTTTCTTGTGGTAGATGGCAGTGTTTACTTTTCTAACTTTATTGACCAACGCCTATATCGTCAGGATACTGATACACAGCCGCAAGCCATCACCCCGTCAGCAGCCACACGCTATGCAGATGGTATTTTTGACCGCCAACACAACCGAATTATTTGCGTGTACGAAGATCACACTGATGCTGCAAATGAGGCGATCAATACTCTAGTCGGCGTGGAATTAGACGGAGATCACAAAATCCAAGTATTAGTATCTGGAAATGACTTTTATGCTTCGCCTCGCCTTAGTCCCGATGGTTTACGATTAGCTTGGCTGACTTGGAACCATCCTAATATGCCTTGGGATAGCACTGAACTATGGGTTGGGGAATTAAAAGCAGATGGTTGTTTAGGAAATATTCAAAAAATTGCTGGCGATTTAGATGAATCTATCTTTCAGCCAGAGTGGTCGCCGGATGGCAAATTATACTTTATTTCTGACCGTACAGGTTGGTGGAATATATATCGTTGGCAAGATGAAAATGTAGAAGCGCTAACTCAAATCAAAGCGGAGTTTGGTCAGCCGCAATGGAATTTTGGGATGTCCACTTATGCTTTTGAATCTGCTAACCGGATTATTTGTACTTATACCCAGCAAGGTATTTGGTATTTAGCTAGCCTTGACACAGTAACAGGTCAACTAGAACCAATAAATACGCCCTACACAGACATTAGTTCTCTCCACGCCACCTCTAAACAGGTGGTTTTTCGCGGAAGTTCTCCAACTGAGTTGGCAGCTATTATCCGTCTGGATTTGACAACCAAAAAGCTGGAAGTACTACGGCGTTCCAGCGATGTAACTATTGATGCTGGTTATCTTTCTCTCCCTGAAGCCATTGAGTACGAAACAGCTGATGGCAAAACAGCACACGCCCTTTTCTACTCACCTCAAAACCTTGATTATACTGCTCCTGCGGGCGAAAAACCGCCTTTGATTGTCAAAAGCCACGGTGGGCCCACCGCAGCAACTTCTAGTAGCCTCAGTTTTAGCGTTCAGTATTGGACTAGCCGAGGTATAGCGGTTCTGGATGTAAATTATGGTGGTAGTACAGGTTACGGGCGGGAGTATCGGCAACGACTTGATGGACAGTGGGGAATTGTAGATGTAGATGATTGTGTTTTTGGTGCGCGTTACTTGGTGGAACGGGGAGATGTAGACGGCGATCGCCTGGCAATTTCTGGTGGTAGTGCAGGTGGTTACACAACGCTTTGTGCCTTGACTTTCCGAGATACTTTTAAAGCAGGAGCCAGCTATTTTGGTGTCAGCGACTTGGAAGCTTTAGTCCGGGATACACATAAATTTGAATCGCGGTACTTGGATCGTCTGGTTGGCGCTTACCCACAACAGCGTCAGATTTATCAACAGCGATCGCCAATTAACTTTAGTGATCGTCTAGCCTGTCCAGTGATTTTTTTCCAAGGATTAGAAGATCGAGTGGTTCCGCCCAACCAAACTGAAGCAATGGTTACAGCACTGCGAACTAAAGGTGTACCTGTGGCTTATCTTCCTTTTGAGGCTGAAGAACATGGCTTCCGCAAAGCCCCAAATATCAAACGTTCTTTGTCAGCAGAACTCTACTTTTACTCACGAATTTTCGACTTTGAAATTGCTGAATCAGTCGAACCTGTAGTCATTGAAAACTTTTAG
- a CDS encoding DUF3598 family protein, which translates to MLNSQAYACLGLFRQKVRYTFVSGKGIVRSKLQHLLILKKMTHLQEQHWEKLFGYLPTEGQSMYGIWTVYSPEKEVIKSSQGIRNLRPNADKTVITHTNQFPSPDGSTLEKQWQIEKETCNQPDGLLHPADPSKRALALVDYGSSTWVPKKLESGRSFSVELFLKHKDWNTSIGSIYTENGDLEKILHLREHLNSFPDSRTSKEITSLSGSWIGTKESITSDLKVSDAEEIREIILDPTNGKNDTFYLPDGVVVNIPKKLRVGEGFEIVAGKVVAENEYKRLTAKYDRSGTFTLLISEIFRLQN; encoded by the coding sequence TTGCTTAACAGCCAAGCATACGCTTGTCTTGGGCTGTTTCGGCAAAAAGTTAGATACACCTTTGTTTCTGGCAAAGGTATTGTGAGGTCAAAGCTGCAACATTTACTTATACTTAAAAAAATGACGCATCTCCAAGAGCAACACTGGGAAAAATTATTTGGATACCTCCCCACAGAAGGCCAGTCTATGTATGGTATATGGACTGTTTACTCCCCAGAAAAAGAAGTCATCAAGTCTTCTCAAGGTATCAGAAATTTGCGTCCCAATGCCGATAAAACGGTAATTACTCACACAAATCAGTTCCCTTCACCAGACGGAAGTACGCTAGAAAAACAATGGCAAATTGAGAAGGAAACTTGTAATCAGCCTGATGGATTATTGCATCCAGCAGACCCATCTAAAAGGGCATTAGCTCTTGTTGATTATGGTTCCAGTACTTGGGTTCCCAAAAAACTGGAATCGGGACGCAGTTTCTCAGTTGAGTTATTTTTAAAGCATAAAGATTGGAATACTAGCATAGGTAGTATTTATACAGAGAATGGTGATTTAGAGAAAATTCTACATCTGCGCGAACATTTAAATAGTTTTCCTGACAGCAGAACAAGCAAGGAAATAACCAGTCTGTCAGGAAGTTGGATTGGCACAAAAGAATCTATCACCTCTGATTTAAAAGTTTCAGATGCAGAAGAAATTCGCGAGATTATTTTAGATCCCACTAATGGGAAGAATGACACTTTTTACTTACCCGATGGTGTCGTTGTGAATATTCCTAAAAAGTTGCGTGTGGGAGAGGGGTTTGAGATAGTAGCCGGAAAAGTGGTTGCCGAAAATGAGTATAAACGCCTTACTGCTAAATATGATCGTTCAGGGACATTTACATTGTTAATTTCTGAGATATTTCGGTTACAAAATTAG
- a CDS encoding Crp/Fnr family transcriptional regulator has translation MLSPVVTVSIFQKQSDPKVFSAGQVIFEEGQSGDEMYGILEGEVDILVNSKVVETIETGEVFGIAVLIGIQNRTYTAIAKVDSKLGFLDENGFLFAVQETPVFALKVMKSYSERLSRLQHLL, from the coding sequence ATGTTAAGTCCTGTAGTAACAGTCAGTATCTTTCAAAAACAATCCGACCCTAAAGTGTTTTCAGCAGGCCAAGTCATCTTTGAAGAAGGACAGTCTGGAGATGAAATGTACGGCATTCTGGAAGGAGAGGTGGATATATTAGTCAATAGCAAAGTTGTAGAAACCATTGAGACAGGCGAAGTTTTTGGTATCGCGGTACTTATAGGAATCCAAAATAGAACTTACACAGCTATTGCCAAGGTGGATAGCAAACTGGGTTTCCTTGATGAGAACGGGTTCCTGTTTGCCGTTCAGGAAACACCTGTGTTTGCCTTAAAGGTGATGAAAAGTTACTCAGAACGTCTAAGTCGCTTGCAGCATCTGCTGTGA
- a CDS encoding aldo/keto reductase family oxidoreductase, translating into MIAQVNLGGSFTFAGTSVTLKRIGYGAMQLAGSGVWGPPRDVDAAVAVVREAIALGINHIDTSDFYGPHITNQIIRQALHPYPEGLTIVTKVGAVRGADASWNPAQSPTELRQAVHDNLSNLGVDVLDVVNLRRWGEGPSEGSIAEQFTALAEMQQQGLIRHLGLSNVTAAQVEEARAIAPVVCVQNQYNLAHRDDEALVGDLALKGIAYVPFFPLGGFNPLQSSTLDTVAVSVGATKMQVALAWLLQRSSNILLIPGTSSVEHLHENLKAADLQLPPQIIADLDAIGGA; encoded by the coding sequence ATGATTGCTCAAGTGAACCTTGGCGGTAGTTTCACGTTTGCAGGCACTTCTGTGACTCTGAAGCGGATAGGCTATGGTGCGATGCAGCTTGCTGGATCAGGTGTTTGGGGACCGCCGCGCGACGTGGATGCTGCCGTTGCCGTTGTGCGCGAAGCGATCGCACTCGGAATCAATCACATCGACACCAGCGACTTCTACGGTCCGCACATCACCAACCAAATCATTCGGCAGGCGCTTCACCCCTACCCCGAAGGTCTGACGATTGTCACCAAGGTGGGCGCAGTGCGCGGCGCGGACGCATCGTGGAATCCAGCGCAGAGTCCGACCGAGCTTCGCCAAGCGGTGCACGACAACCTGAGCAACCTGGGCGTTGACGTGCTTGATGTCGTCAACCTGCGCCGGTGGGGGGAGGGACCGAGCGAGGGGTCGATCGCAGAGCAATTCACCGCGCTCGCCGAGATGCAGCAGCAGGGGCTGATCCGGCACCTGGGACTTAGCAATGTGACGGCGGCGCAGGTCGAGGAAGCGCGCGCGATCGCGCCTGTGGTCTGTGTGCAGAACCAGTATAACCTCGCCCACCGCGACGACGAGGCGCTAGTCGGCGATCTGGCGCTTAAGGGCATCGCCTACGTGCCGTTCTTTCCGCTCGGCGGCTTCAACCCGCTTCAGTCTTCGACGCTGGACACGGTGGCGGTGTCGGTCGGAGCCACCAAGATGCAGGTTGCGCTGGCGTGGCTGTTGCAGCGCTCTTCCAACATCTTGCTGATTCCGGGAACCTCATCGGTTGAGCATCTGCACGAGAATCTCAAAGCCGCAGATTTGCAACTTCCACCGCAAATAATTGCCGATCTGGACGCGATCGGCGGCGCTTAA
- a CDS encoding RNA-guided endonuclease InsQ/TnpB family protein, translating to MIISYQYKIKPTALQSEKIDKTLEMLRCQYNYLLAQRFDWYELWGCPIDRCPLICHLPKLKEQPNYYNQKASLTQLKIDRPWYKQIHSQVLQEVPKKVELAFNRWLKGDVNGKKSGRPRFKGVGQYKTFTYSQFKSHHFVNNRITLSKIGDIKVIVHRPIPDGFDIKTVSVTKKADGYYVTLSLDDKTVPTIKPDFDANNIVGIDVGLIDFYVASDNTRIAAPKHLSKAERKLKSVQRRVSRRKKGSNRRKKAIIKLGKQHKKVADTRKDFHFKTANNLLKKYDVVAVEKLNIKGLAKTKLAKSINDAGWGQFITILSNKAENAGLKVIAVNPNGTSQECSSCGHKVKKPLSQRMHNCPVCHTSLCRDLNASFNIKARGTHALKAQLMSS from the coding sequence ATGATAATTTCATACCAATACAAAATTAAACCCACTGCATTGCAGTCAGAAAAAATTGATAAGACTTTGGAAATGCTACGTTGTCAATACAATTATCTGCTTGCTCAAAGGTTTGACTGGTATGAGCTTTGGGGTTGCCCTATCGATAGATGTCCTTTAATTTGTCACCTACCAAAGTTAAAGGAACAACCTAACTATTACAACCAGAAAGCATCCCTAACTCAGCTCAAAATAGATAGACCCTGGTACAAACAGATTCATTCTCAAGTTCTACAGGAAGTTCCCAAAAAAGTTGAACTGGCTTTTAATAGATGGTTAAAAGGTGATGTTAACGGTAAAAAATCTGGTAGACCTAGATTCAAAGGAGTTGGTCAATACAAAACATTTACATATTCCCAATTTAAGAGTCATCATTTTGTCAACAACAGAATAACGCTCTCAAAGATTGGGGATATTAAGGTGATTGTTCATCGTCCAATACCTGACGGATTTGATATCAAAACTGTATCTGTCACGAAGAAAGCAGATGGCTATTATGTCACCTTAAGCCTTGATGATAAAACAGTTCCAACTATTAAACCTGATTTTGACGCTAACAATATTGTAGGAATTGATGTTGGGCTGATAGATTTTTATGTTGCCTCTGACAATACCAGAATTGCTGCACCAAAACATCTAAGCAAGGCTGAACGTAAATTAAAGTCAGTACAGCGAAGGGTATCAAGACGTAAAAAGGGTTCTAATCGTCGCAAAAAAGCAATTATAAAATTAGGTAAACAACATAAAAAAGTTGCTGATACCCGCAAAGACTTTCATTTTAAGACTGCTAATAACCTACTCAAAAAGTATGATGTTGTCGCAGTAGAAAAATTGAATATCAAAGGACTCGCTAAAACAAAACTGGCTAAAAGTATCAATGACGCTGGTTGGGGACAATTTATAACCATACTTTCAAACAAAGCCGAAAACGCTGGTTTAAAAGTAATAGCTGTAAATCCAAACGGTACAAGCCAAGAATGCTCTAGCTGTGGACATAAAGTTAAAAAGCCATTATCTCAAAGGATGCACAATTGCCCTGTATGTCATACGAGTTTGTGCAGGGATCTGAATGCCTCTTTTAACATAAAGGCGCGTGGGACACACGCCCTCAAAGCTCAATTAATGTCCTCATAG